A genomic window from Candidatus Pelagisphaera phototrophica includes:
- a CDS encoding pseudouridine synthase has translation MATKTNSLRLQKYLAEMGVCSRRTAEVLIRDGSIMVNGKIAQIGDKIEPGIDEVIYEGQRIRHRKQGQAVFALNKPKGFICSNDDPHNDRTVFDLIPKDYQSLRLFCAGRLDKESEGLVILTNDGDLANRLMHPSNLVVKRYQVSLKQPFPKKSIPKLIKGINYEGERMKVEKAALLGNQSNDASKEVDVQMHHGKKREIRNLFMVLGYDVKRLKRYQIGTFSIKGMPKGVGIILQKNEIQKLFKHENTL, from the coding sequence ATGGCAACTAAAACTAACTCGCTGCGACTTCAAAAATATCTGGCTGAAATGGGCGTCTGCTCGCGACGAACAGCGGAAGTGCTCATCCGTGATGGATCGATCATGGTCAATGGCAAGATCGCCCAGATTGGAGATAAAATTGAACCAGGTATCGACGAAGTCATTTACGAAGGGCAGCGGATTCGGCATCGCAAGCAAGGTCAGGCTGTATTCGCTTTGAACAAGCCCAAAGGGTTCATTTGCAGCAACGACGATCCACACAACGACCGCACTGTTTTCGATCTCATTCCCAAGGACTATCAAAGCCTTCGACTTTTCTGTGCGGGAAGGCTCGACAAGGAAAGCGAAGGGCTAGTCATTCTGACCAATGACGGAGATTTGGCAAACCGACTGATGCATCCGTCGAATCTCGTCGTGAAACGCTACCAGGTATCTCTAAAACAACCATTCCCAAAAAAAAGCATTCCTAAACTCATCAAGGGCATAAACTACGAAGGGGAGAGAATGAAAGTGGAGAAGGCCGCCCTTCTTGGAAACCAGAGCAACGATGCCTCCAAAGAAGTCGATGTCCAGATGCACCACGGAAAGAAGCGGGAAATCCGCAATCTGTTCATGGTTCTTGGATACGACGTCAAACGACTGAAACGATACCAAATCGGAACCTTCAGCATCAAAGGAATGCCTAAGGGCGTCGGAATAATTCTACAAAAAAACGAGATTCAGAAACTATTCAAACACGAGAATACCTTATGA
- the folD gene encoding bifunctional methylenetetrahydrofolate dehydrogenase/methenyltetrahydrofolate cyclohydrolase FolD — MKLIDGKQIARDIVDELNSKVSQIKGAKPCIAFIRVGEDPASVSYVRSKNQTAERIGIRPLLFAFEDTITKDVLFAKIDELNADSSVNGILIQSPLPSQLDEQSAFNRIDPIKDVDGFHVVNAGRIVQEDPTGFVSCTPAGIIEICQREGVPLEGKHVVVLGRSLIVGKTFSLLAMQKGPHANATVTVCHSRTRNLKEITRQADVLVAAIGKPEMVAGDMVKEGAVVIDVGINRVEDSSKKKGYKLVGDVNFSEVSPLASRITPVPGGVGPMTVAILMKNTVKAYELQNA, encoded by the coding sequence ATGAAACTAATTGATGGCAAACAAATCGCTCGCGATATTGTCGATGAGCTCAATTCAAAAGTATCTCAGATAAAGGGAGCCAAACCCTGTATCGCCTTTATTCGAGTCGGCGAAGATCCGGCGTCTGTTTCCTATGTTCGAAGCAAGAATCAGACCGCTGAAAGAATCGGGATTCGTCCCCTGCTTTTCGCCTTTGAAGACACGATCACAAAGGACGTGCTTTTTGCAAAAATTGACGAACTAAACGCAGATAGCTCGGTAAACGGAATTTTGATACAATCACCGTTACCCTCACAACTCGATGAACAGTCCGCGTTCAACCGCATAGACCCGATCAAAGACGTCGACGGTTTTCACGTCGTCAACGCTGGTAGGATTGTTCAAGAGGATCCCACCGGGTTCGTTTCTTGTACTCCAGCTGGAATCATCGAAATCTGCCAAAGGGAAGGCGTCCCACTTGAAGGAAAGCATGTCGTCGTTTTAGGTCGCAGCTTAATCGTCGGGAAAACGTTTTCTCTTCTCGCAATGCAGAAAGGACCGCATGCGAATGCGACGGTTACGGTCTGTCACTCTAGAACGCGGAATCTGAAGGAAATCACTCGACAAGCGGATGTTCTCGTAGCGGCGATTGGCAAGCCGGAAATGGTCGCCGGCGACATGGTGAAAGAGGGTGCCGTCGTGATAGACGTCGGGATTAACCGGGTCGAAGATTCATCTAAGAAAAAGGGGTACAAACTTGTGGGAGACGTCAACTTTAGCGAAGTTTCCCCTCTCGCTTCGAGAATCACTCCCGTTCCGGGAGGCGTTGGTCCGATGACCGTGGCAATATTAATGAAAAATACAGTTAAAGCATACGAATTGCAAAACGCTTGA
- a CDS encoding cbb3-type cytochrome c oxidase subunit I: MNLIGNICSSLFPDLSGDSKNREGVRGIDASIRFPLLALIISAFVWLIVATVFGLIASIKLHSPGFLADYSFLTYGKVAPIFWNSLVYGWLFNAGLACAVFLLSRLGGNNAGLGEFLTISITLWNTGVTAGIIGIMWGEQLPFQWLEFPAFAAPILFLAFLGIGTWSLLTFRARIHRSSYASQWWILASIFSFAWIYTAAQVMLVGMPAQGAIQTLVNSWYVENVFGLFIAPLAFATLYYLLPKTLGAAVVGYKYSSWAFWSWFLFASFSGIADLANGPIPAWVSSLGVIATFGLLIPTTTMSIQFLSSLFSRFSVIWDSATARYLFVGCITFLLVMYHKIFGALRGSLDTTQFSLYDSGVTQLALFGFAGMTFTGAIYFILPRLLNKELPSTSLIDLQFWSHLMGLILVSIGLISGGTQQGELMNGSTAEALVVVKTMQSSFYLTTIGMVFFLFGAVASGATYIGIMLSTRTPEETETSLIKEAPELEYST, from the coding sequence ATGAATTTGATCGGCAATATTTGCTCTTCGCTTTTTCCTGATCTCTCGGGAGATTCGAAGAACCGTGAGGGTGTCCGTGGGATTGATGCGTCGATTCGCTTTCCCCTACTTGCACTGATCATAAGCGCGTTTGTTTGGCTGATTGTAGCGACTGTTTTCGGATTGATTGCCTCCATAAAATTGCACTCGCCTGGATTCCTTGCGGATTACTCGTTCCTCACTTACGGAAAGGTGGCCCCTATTTTCTGGAACTCCTTGGTGTACGGCTGGCTTTTTAATGCCGGTCTGGCCTGTGCGGTTTTTTTGTTGAGTCGACTAGGCGGGAACAACGCAGGACTAGGAGAGTTTCTAACTATTTCTATCACTCTTTGGAATACCGGAGTCACGGCTGGGATAATTGGAATCATGTGGGGCGAGCAATTACCTTTTCAGTGGCTCGAGTTCCCCGCGTTTGCAGCACCGATATTGTTCTTAGCGTTCCTAGGAATTGGGACTTGGAGTTTGCTGACCTTTAGGGCTCGAATTCATAGATCGAGCTACGCATCGCAATGGTGGATTCTCGCTTCAATTTTTTCGTTTGCGTGGATCTACACGGCTGCACAGGTAATGTTGGTCGGCATGCCGGCGCAGGGAGCCATTCAAACATTGGTCAACTCCTGGTACGTTGAGAATGTATTTGGATTGTTTATTGCTCCGTTAGCATTCGCGACTCTCTATTATCTTCTTCCCAAAACGTTGGGCGCGGCAGTTGTTGGGTACAAGTATTCGAGTTGGGCGTTCTGGTCATGGTTCTTGTTTGCTAGCTTTTCAGGAATTGCGGATCTCGCGAATGGTCCAATACCTGCGTGGGTATCCTCTTTAGGGGTTATCGCGACTTTTGGCCTTCTGATTCCAACGACTACGATGTCGATCCAGTTCTTATCCAGTTTGTTCAGCCGTTTCAGTGTGATATGGGACTCAGCAACCGCCCGCTACCTATTTGTAGGTTGTATTACATTCCTACTTGTAATGTATCACAAGATTTTTGGAGCACTCAGAGGTTCACTGGATACCACTCAGTTTTCCCTCTATGACTCAGGCGTCACTCAACTTGCGCTGTTTGGATTCGCTGGGATGACTTTTACAGGTGCCATTTATTTTATTCTTCCACGCCTTTTGAATAAGGAACTTCCTTCCACTTCTCTGATCGATTTGCAGTTTTGGTCCCATTTGATGGGGTTGATTCTCGTATCCATAGGACTGATTTCAGGAGGCACTCAACAAGGAGAACTGATGAACGGAAGCACTGCTGAAGCGCTCGTTGTGGTAAAGACGATGCAGAGTAGTTTCTATCTAACTACCATTGGAATGGTGTTCTTTCTTTTTGGAGCTGTGGCTAGTGGAGCAACTTACATTGGAATCATGCTTTCGACTCGGACACCGGAGGAAACCGAAACTAGTCTTATTAAAGAGGCTCCGGAATTGGAGTATAGCACCTAA
- the fabF gene encoding beta-ketoacyl-ACP synthase II produces the protein MTELADSQRVVITGLGAITPLGLGVDSFFQGLLDGKNGISKVESFDTEKFTCKIGGEIKDFDATNYMDRKEARRNDRFVHFAFAATKQAVADAGLNMDQEDPDRVGVFIGSGIGGMDTIEKNCIKLIEGGPRKVSPFMIPALISNMASGVIGIELGAMGPNFSIVSACATGAHSIGESLKTLRLGEADVMIAGGSEATITSLSYAGFCSMKAMSTNNDDPEHASRPFDLNRDGFVMGEGAGVVVLETLEHARKRGAKIHCELVGYGASCDANHITAPHPEGKGLIGAMKRALHSAQLNITDVDYINAHGTSTPYNDRFETMAVKTFLGEHVKNVPMSSTKSMTGHLLGAAGGVESVACVRMLETGMLAPTINYQEPDPDCDLDYVPNEAREARISVAMSNSLGFGGQNASLVFKTY, from the coding sequence ATGACTGAGCTGGCGGACAGCCAACGTGTAGTTATAACCGGTCTAGGAGCCATCACTCCGCTCGGACTGGGGGTGGACTCTTTTTTTCAGGGCCTTCTCGACGGCAAGAATGGCATCAGCAAAGTTGAGTCTTTCGATACTGAAAAGTTTACCTGCAAGATTGGTGGAGAAATCAAGGATTTCGACGCCACCAACTACATGGACCGGAAAGAAGCGCGCCGCAATGACCGCTTTGTCCATTTTGCTTTTGCCGCCACCAAGCAAGCCGTAGCGGATGCAGGCTTGAACATGGACCAGGAGGACCCTGACCGAGTGGGTGTATTCATAGGGTCGGGCATTGGAGGGATGGATACCATCGAAAAAAATTGTATCAAGCTGATCGAGGGAGGTCCGCGTAAGGTATCTCCTTTCATGATTCCCGCTTTGATTTCCAATATGGCTTCAGGAGTCATAGGGATAGAGCTGGGGGCGATGGGGCCAAACTTTTCCATTGTCAGCGCTTGTGCTACGGGTGCCCACTCGATTGGTGAATCTCTTAAGACGCTTCGTCTAGGCGAAGCCGATGTAATGATTGCCGGTGGTAGTGAAGCCACAATTACTTCTTTGAGCTACGCGGGATTTTGCTCGATGAAAGCTATGTCCACAAACAATGACGATCCCGAACACGCAAGCCGTCCCTTCGACTTGAATCGGGACGGATTCGTTATGGGAGAAGGAGCTGGCGTTGTTGTGTTGGAAACTCTTGAGCACGCGAGAAAGCGGGGTGCGAAAATTCATTGTGAACTCGTAGGGTACGGAGCTTCTTGTGATGCGAATCATATCACGGCACCGCACCCAGAGGGAAAGGGACTTATTGGAGCCATGAAGCGAGCATTGCATTCCGCGCAGTTGAATATAACTGACGTTGATTACATCAATGCTCATGGAACGTCCACACCCTACAATGACAGGTTCGAGACGATGGCGGTCAAAACTTTCCTCGGTGAGCACGTGAAGAACGTTCCCATGAGTTCTACCAAGTCTATGACTGGTCATTTACTTGGTGCGGCAGGTGGAGTAGAAAGCGTGGCATGTGTGCGGATGTTGGAGACGGGAATGCTGGCGCCGACGATTAATTATCAGGAGCCAGATCCTGATTGCGATCTAGACTACGTGCCTAACGAAGCGCGGGAAGCAAGAATCTCTGTAGCTATGAGCAATAGCCTGGGATTCGGGGGTCAGAATGCTTCGCTAGTTTTTAAAACTTATTAG
- a CDS encoding acyl carrier protein: MADEKSIEQRVSEIIVNQLNVNEEQITPEASFLDDLGADSLDTVELIMAFEEEFKDEIQGEIPESDAEKLQTVGDVTSYIKEKAGA, encoded by the coding sequence ATGGCTGACGAAAAAAGCATCGAACAAAGAGTCTCAGAAATCATCGTAAACCAGCTCAACGTTAACGAAGAGCAGATCACGCCGGAAGCCTCCTTCCTCGATGATCTTGGAGCTGATTCACTCGACACCGTTGAGTTGATTATGGCATTTGAAGAAGAGTTTAAAGACGAGATCCAAGGTGAAATCCCGGAGTCTGACGCGGAAAAGCTGCAGACGGTCGGTGACGTCACTTCTTACATTAAAGAGAAAGCGGGAGCTTAA
- a CDS encoding ATP-binding response regulator, whose amino-acid sequence MTEQNSPDRTILVVDDEPVNIQVLSRKLKLEGLGVLTARSGQEGLELARSGSPDLILLDIMMPGMDGFEVCQRLREDERTKSIPVIFVTAQNSKKGKLEGLQAGAVDYITKPIDLEETTARIRSQLKYLAINQDNIELTKRLGESRRAASIGALTQGIAHNLNNLLGVVMGYMELAKANHNDAEKVLHNLTRVEGAANRIVGIIKQLSTVAFTTKLSLHSMLIDKLVANSIERANEAAGTSMVVDIDNQLDGKSIQTNIEAFEDALSKLILNAWESYIPSKKRERPIRLTTQFSDDQQNVVFQVIDKGDGIDPEVEDNMFEPFVSTKNTVGVGMGLTIARHAIRTLGGEIRINKNETCGVTAEFTHPYQESDA is encoded by the coding sequence ATGACCGAGCAAAATTCGCCCGATCGCACGATACTGGTAGTCGATGATGAGCCGGTTAATATTCAGGTTTTGAGTCGTAAACTCAAACTAGAGGGGCTCGGGGTACTAACCGCTCGAAGCGGGCAGGAGGGACTCGAGCTCGCTCGGTCGGGTTCGCCCGATCTCATACTTTTGGATATCATGATGCCCGGCATGGATGGCTTTGAAGTCTGCCAAAGACTCCGTGAGGATGAACGCACAAAATCTATCCCGGTCATTTTTGTAACCGCCCAAAACTCAAAAAAAGGAAAGCTGGAAGGACTACAAGCCGGTGCAGTAGACTACATCACCAAGCCCATCGATTTGGAGGAGACCACCGCTCGAATTAGGTCGCAACTCAAATATCTGGCAATTAATCAGGATAATATCGAACTGACCAAACGGCTCGGCGAATCGCGACGGGCCGCATCGATTGGAGCGCTCACCCAGGGCATCGCCCATAACCTCAATAACCTCCTCGGAGTCGTTATGGGTTACATGGAACTGGCGAAAGCCAATCACAATGACGCGGAGAAAGTTTTGCACAACCTTACCCGGGTTGAAGGAGCTGCAAACCGAATCGTCGGTATCATAAAACAGCTGAGTACGGTTGCATTCACTACAAAGCTATCGCTACACAGCATGTTGATCGACAAGCTTGTTGCCAATAGTATCGAGCGAGCAAATGAAGCTGCGGGCACGAGCATGGTTGTCGATATAGACAACCAGCTCGATGGAAAGTCGATCCAGACAAACATTGAAGCCTTCGAGGATGCCCTTTCCAAACTAATCCTAAATGCTTGGGAAAGCTATATCCCATCCAAGAAGAGAGAGCGGCCCATTAGGCTCACCACCCAATTTTCCGATGACCAGCAGAATGTGGTTTTTCAAGTCATCGACAAAGGGGATGGAATCGACCCAGAGGTGGAAGACAATATGTTCGAACCCTTCGTCAGCACGAAAAACACCGTTGGGGTCGGAATGGGGCTGACAATCGCTCGCCACGCCATTCGCACTTTGGGAGGTGAAATTCGAATCAATAAAAATGAGACTTGCGGAGTCACGGCCGAGTTCACTCATCCGTATCAAGAAAGCGACGCCTAG
- the proC gene encoding pyrroline-5-carboxylate reductase yields MSIGFIGAGNLARAIVLGILKKGVFSSQEVSCISGSGKTARALSLEAGIRLSSSRLELLNQSNTVILAFKPQHLDTITEEEGNAAKGSLLISVLAGRNLPSLRSAFPLARNVVRVMPNTPSRIGKGVSAYCFENPPTNDDREIVESMLGALGASYEVNEPQMHIVTAVSGCGPAVFFQFIDFVAQAAETHGLERSLATQLAIETGIGSLELMKQSGQLPSELVDEVVSPNGVTHALLESLKSADWSETIHKGIYKAVNRSEELSRPAG; encoded by the coding sequence ATGAGTATTGGATTTATTGGTGCAGGAAACCTCGCTCGGGCGATCGTACTTGGCATTTTAAAAAAAGGCGTTTTTTCCTCGCAAGAAGTCAGTTGCATCTCGGGATCGGGAAAGACCGCACGGGCTCTCTCCCTGGAAGCGGGTATTAGACTATCTTCCTCGCGTCTCGAGCTCCTCAACCAGTCCAATACCGTTATTCTAGCATTCAAGCCCCAGCATTTGGATACCATAACGGAAGAGGAAGGAAATGCTGCCAAAGGCTCATTGTTGATTTCCGTACTCGCCGGACGCAACCTGCCGTCACTTCGAAGCGCATTTCCTTTAGCTCGAAACGTGGTTCGAGTCATGCCCAACACGCCATCGCGAATTGGCAAAGGGGTGAGTGCCTATTGCTTTGAAAATCCTCCCACCAACGACGACCGAGAAATCGTGGAATCAATGCTTGGGGCGTTGGGGGCCAGCTACGAAGTCAATGAACCGCAAATGCACATCGTTACCGCGGTAAGCGGCTGCGGACCCGCAGTCTTTTTTCAGTTTATCGACTTTGTCGCGCAAGCAGCTGAAACGCATGGGCTAGAACGCTCCCTTGCCACTCAACTAGCGATAGAGACCGGAATCGGTTCCCTCGAACTAATGAAGCAAAGCGGCCAGCTTCCTTCTGAACTAGTCGATGAAGTGGTCTCGCCCAACGGTGTGACCCACGCTTTGCTGGAGAGCCTCAAGTCCGCCGATTGGTCCGAAACGATCCACAAAGGGATATATAAAGCGGTTAATCGTTCGGAAGAACTATCCAGACCAGCAGGCTGA
- the fabG gene encoding 3-oxoacyl-[acyl-carrier-protein] reductase — MSLTFEKKLALVTGAGRGIGRAIAEELGKAGVTVICVSYSESSCGEAAQAINDAGGKAIAKAVDVSDSAAVAAASEELLNEYENIDILVNNAGITKDNLLFRMSEDDWTSVINTNLNSCFYWVKGLARPMTRKRWGRVINISSVSGIMGNAGQTNYAAAKAGMIGFTKSLAKELASRKITVNCVAPGFIKTDMTSKMADAALDLVLPMIPLKRMGEASDIANMVAYLASEEANYVTGQVFTVDGGMAM, encoded by the coding sequence ATGAGTCTTACATTTGAAAAAAAATTGGCATTGGTAACCGGTGCCGGTAGGGGGATCGGTCGTGCTATTGCAGAGGAGCTTGGGAAAGCGGGCGTGACCGTAATTTGCGTTTCCTATTCGGAATCGTCCTGTGGTGAAGCGGCGCAAGCGATCAACGATGCGGGTGGAAAAGCGATCGCAAAGGCGGTTGATGTGTCTGATTCGGCCGCGGTTGCGGCGGCAAGCGAAGAGTTGCTTAACGAATACGAGAATATCGACATTCTGGTCAACAATGCAGGCATCACCAAGGACAACCTGCTTTTCCGCATGTCGGAGGACGACTGGACGAGCGTAATCAACACGAATCTGAACAGCTGCTTTTACTGGGTTAAAGGGCTCGCCCGCCCAATGACGCGAAAGCGTTGGGGCAGAGTCATCAATATTTCGTCGGTATCCGGGATCATGGGCAATGCGGGCCAAACCAACTACGCTGCGGCGAAAGCGGGTATGATCGGTTTCACGAAGAGCCTGGCCAAAGAATTAGCGTCCCGAAAAATTACGGTAAATTGTGTCGCTCCAGGGTTCATTAAAACCGACATGACCTCTAAAATGGCCGATGCAGCCCTGGATTTGGTGCTCCCCATGATCCCGCTTAAACGGATGGGGGAGGCCAGTGATATCGCGAATATGGTCGCCTACTTGGCTTCTGAGGAAGCGAATTATGTCACAGGCCAAGTTTTTACCGTTGACGGCGGCATGGCTATGTGA
- a CDS encoding c-type cytochrome — protein MSDEFQNRDLPGIDQSLASDGSIVKTHARIRREPSTAFPVLFFTCSAVIAVIIFSWFYARRYLGEENSYLHERADIALHNDWQERPRGPIVYDYFAIGESLYTKMACVGCHQADGNGLPGQFPPLAGSEYVITEDQAVPTKILLAGLVGPITVKGNEYNGNMPAYGLGLKDHEIAGLVTYIRNNWGNEAGEVNTDRVAAIRAEIGVRSPYTAEEL, from the coding sequence ATGAGTGACGAATTCCAAAATCGGGATTTACCGGGAATCGACCAATCGCTAGCCAGCGATGGGAGTATCGTAAAGACCCATGCGCGGATCCGTCGCGAGCCATCTACGGCTTTCCCAGTACTTTTTTTTACCTGCTCGGCGGTAATCGCCGTAATAATTTTTAGTTGGTTTTACGCTCGACGTTACTTAGGCGAGGAGAATTCTTATTTGCACGAAAGAGCTGATATCGCTCTACACAATGATTGGCAGGAGCGACCTAGAGGTCCAATCGTTTACGATTACTTTGCGATTGGAGAATCGCTCTACACAAAGATGGCTTGCGTGGGCTGTCACCAGGCGGATGGAAATGGTCTTCCGGGTCAGTTCCCTCCATTGGCAGGTTCTGAGTATGTGATCACCGAAGACCAGGCTGTGCCAACGAAAATTTTGCTAGCGGGTTTAGTAGGCCCAATCACAGTTAAAGGAAACGAATATAATGGGAATATGCCGGCTTATGGTCTGGGCTTAAAGGATCATGAAATTGCAGGTCTAGTTACCTATATTCGTAATAACTGGGGCAACGAGGCAGGCGAGGTCAACACTGATCGAGTTGCCGCTATACGAGCCGAAATCGGGGTTCGTAGCCCGTATACTGCAGAAGAACTCTAG
- a CDS encoding cbb3-type cytochrome c oxidase subunit II, whose product MNRGPFIFLGIFLIVATSWTFVLFKTNQGVGNLSAVLDEDLGKYVPGKTIGAAAHGKEVYQELGCIACHTQQVRVASGMDIARGWGERQSVARDYINDERSLIGNVRIGPDLSNVGARQLDRNWHLLHFYNPQINSQGTNMPPYPFLYEVREVVGEASANALDLPEEFSPGEGLEVIPTRKAESLASYMLSLKVDYDLKEAPKSNETMAEELAVALENAQ is encoded by the coding sequence ATGAATCGTGGTCCTTTCATATTTTTAGGGATTTTCCTCATCGTCGCAACTTCTTGGACGTTCGTTCTTTTTAAAACAAACCAAGGGGTAGGGAACCTTTCCGCAGTACTTGATGAGGATCTAGGTAAGTACGTTCCTGGTAAAACGATTGGAGCAGCGGCCCACGGCAAGGAAGTCTATCAAGAATTGGGCTGTATCGCCTGTCACACGCAGCAGGTGCGAGTGGCATCTGGAATGGACATCGCTCGAGGTTGGGGTGAACGGCAGTCTGTGGCTCGCGACTATATTAATGACGAAAGATCACTCATTGGAAATGTTCGGATTGGTCCGGATCTTTCTAATGTTGGGGCACGTCAATTAGACAGGAATTGGCACCTCCTTCATTTCTACAATCCCCAAATCAATTCCCAGGGAACGAACATGCCACCGTATCCATTTCTTTACGAAGTGCGTGAGGTCGTTGGTGAGGCATCAGCGAACGCCCTTGATCTGCCGGAAGAGTTTTCTCCTGGAGAAGGACTTGAGGTGATCCCGACAAGAAAGGCGGAATCGCTCGCTTCATACATGCTAAGCTTGAAAGTTGATTACGATTTAAAGGAAGCCCCTAAATCGAACGAAACGATGGCTGAGGAATTAGCCGTTGCGTTGGAGAATGCACAGTAA
- the ndk gene encoding nucleoside-diphosphate kinase has translation MEKTFIILKPDCMEKGLVGQVLQRFESEGFSIVATKMVQLESSILREHYAHVADLPFFPEIEEFMSSRPVIMVALRGENVIQRVRDLLGPTDFLKAPKGTIRGDFGTDMMRNVVHASDGPETAEAELKRFFVDGEIFR, from the coding sequence ATGGAAAAAACCTTCATTATTCTCAAGCCCGATTGCATGGAAAAAGGTCTCGTTGGCCAGGTACTGCAACGTTTTGAAAGCGAGGGCTTCTCAATTGTCGCCACTAAAATGGTACAATTAGAGTCCTCCATCCTTCGTGAGCATTATGCCCATGTGGCGGACTTGCCTTTTTTTCCGGAGATCGAAGAGTTCATGAGCTCGCGCCCAGTAATCATGGTAGCTCTGCGGGGTGAAAACGTAATCCAGCGCGTGCGCGATCTGCTTGGCCCCACCGATTTTTTAAAGGCTCCCAAAGGAACAATCCGCGGCGATTTTGGCACCGACATGATGCGCAACGTGGTCCACGCCTCCGACGGTCCCGAAACGGCCGAAGCTGAACTGAAACGATTCTTCGTAGACGGCGAAATATTTCGTTAG
- a CDS encoding YifB family Mg chelatase-like AAA ATPase — MLATVKSAALQGIEAVPVLVEVNSGESGDPRLIMVGLPDTAVKESDDRVFSALANSGFRKPQTRTTINLAPGDLKKEGPMYDLPIALGILESTGQMNARGRFERFTIAGELSLSGAVRAIRGGLAFAIQAQAKGQRGVILPVKSAREAALVRGIEVYGVETLDQAKRFLEGELQLTRFNHSSLFDQKAEPTGLDFLDVKGQEQARRAVEISVAGGHNFLIIGPPGSGKSMIAKRIPTIMPDPTLEEYLEILQIQSASGATKRWDTLAKKRPFRSPHHTISDVGLLGGGAIPGPGEISLAHNGVLFMDELPEFKRSALEVMRQPLEDGQVTISRSAGKVTLPCNFMLVAAMNPCPCGYLGSHQGDCSCSPIQVQRYRSRISGPLLDRIDIHVEAPALSIEELRTSDKGESSEVMRQRISAARKIQQRRFHHTDYVTNSSMSESAIETHCSITPQMGSILQTAMEKLNLSARAYNRILKVARTIADLAESNAIQLNHLTEAIQYRSLDRTTRV, encoded by the coding sequence ATGCTAGCTACCGTCAAAAGCGCCGCTTTGCAGGGCATCGAAGCCGTCCCCGTTCTCGTCGAAGTCAACTCTGGCGAAAGCGGAGATCCGCGACTGATCATGGTCGGTCTACCTGACACCGCGGTGAAGGAGTCTGACGACCGCGTTTTCTCCGCCTTGGCAAACTCAGGATTTCGCAAACCCCAAACCCGAACCACCATCAACCTCGCTCCCGGCGACCTGAAAAAAGAAGGTCCCATGTACGACCTCCCTATCGCGTTGGGAATCCTGGAGTCAACCGGTCAGATGAACGCCAGAGGACGCTTCGAGAGGTTTACGATCGCCGGCGAGCTCAGCCTATCCGGTGCAGTCAGAGCAATAAGAGGAGGTTTGGCATTCGCGATACAGGCACAGGCAAAGGGACAGCGCGGAGTCATTCTTCCAGTAAAATCTGCCCGTGAGGCTGCTTTGGTAAGGGGTATCGAAGTCTACGGCGTGGAGACCCTGGACCAGGCCAAACGTTTTCTTGAAGGGGAGCTTCAACTCACCCGATTTAACCATTCGAGTCTGTTTGACCAGAAGGCCGAACCAACTGGTCTTGATTTCCTTGATGTAAAAGGACAAGAACAGGCCCGTAGAGCAGTAGAGATTTCTGTCGCTGGAGGACACAATTTTCTGATTATCGGCCCACCCGGCTCGGGTAAGTCGATGATCGCTAAACGAATTCCTACCATCATGCCAGATCCCACCCTCGAGGAATACCTGGAAATCCTGCAAATCCAGTCTGCCTCGGGGGCGACCAAACGGTGGGATACTTTGGCGAAGAAGCGACCCTTCCGATCACCTCACCACACCATTAGCGATGTCGGCCTGCTGGGTGGCGGTGCAATCCCTGGACCCGGGGAGATCTCACTCGCCCACAACGGCGTACTGTTTATGGACGAGCTACCTGAATTCAAGCGCTCAGCCCTAGAAGTGATGCGACAACCCTTGGAAGACGGGCAAGTGACCATTTCCCGATCTGCTGGCAAGGTCACCCTACCCTGCAATTTCATGCTGGTCGCCGCCATGAACCCTTGTCCCTGTGGCTACCTAGGTTCCCACCAAGGAGATTGTTCTTGCTCCCCAATTCAAGTGCAGCGCTACCGCAGCCGCATCAGCGGCCCTTTGCTTGACCGGATCGACATTCATGTTGAGGCACCTGCCCTCAGTATCGAAGAATTGAGGACATCTGATAAAGGCGAAAGTTCAGAAGTCATGAGGCAGCGAATCTCTGCCGCTCGCAAAATACAGCAGAGACGGTTTCACCACACGGACTACGTCACCAATTCCAGCATGTCGGAATCCGCCATCGAAACCCATTGCTCCATCACGCCTCAGATGGGATCCATCCTGCAAACTGCAATGGAGAAACTCAACCTCTCAGCCCGTGCCTATAATCGCATCCTGAAAGTCGCCCGAACCATCGCAGACCTAGCGGAATCCAACGCCATACAGCTCAACCACCTGACCGAGGCCATCCAATACCGTAGCCTAGATCGCACGACGCGGGTGTGA